A section of the Branchiostoma lanceolatum isolate klBraLanc5 chromosome 19, klBraLanc5.hap2, whole genome shotgun sequence genome encodes:
- the LOC136426008 gene encoding neuronal acetylcholine receptor subunit alpha-10-like isoform X1, whose protein sequence is MASILIIFLILLHNYVSAVQERDLVASLMSGYNKDARPVRNPSTHVTVTLDVALAQIIDVNVKEQFMTTNLWLRQRWRDEFLTWNSSEHGNIQTVIIKSDLIWRPDIVLYNRIHEEGWSDTPDTNVRVSSTGDVIWGYPATILSSCVMDISNFPYDVQRCPMKFGSWTYNGNDLNLINFTNKGDTDNFIRNEEWTVQSFEVERNEVVYSCCPGVPFPDVTYTVVIRRRSLYYNYYVMAPNVLLAVLALLGFFLPPDSGEKLSLSITLLLALMVFMQLVTDTLPPLSTSIPAISVFFGAIIVLVGLSSALTIFILTLHFRGPYVRPVPKWLRTIFFLGPPKARTTVINNNKHLHQSGEPEVTQSPRREVNEPSALGRIEKVMNHFRDEEEIITYKRRLEKDWKVLAMRIDRCLFIVFTLVFIIATGAILGTA, encoded by the exons TTTCTGCAGTGCAAGAACGCGACCTTGTTGCTTCGTTGATGTCCGGTTATAACAAGGACGCCCGGCCTGTACGGAATCCTTCAACACATGTTACTGTGACTTTGGATGTAGCCCTGGCACAGATAATTGACGTG AATGTTAAAGAGCAGTTTATGACCACTAACCTGTGGCTTCGACAA CGCTGGAGGGATGAATTTCTGACATGGAATTCCTCGGAACATGGAAATATCCAAACTGTCATCATTAAGAGCGACCTCATATGGCGTCCTGATATTGTTCTGTACaacag GATTCACGAAGAGGGCTGGTCAGATACTCCCGACACCAATGTCCGTGTCAGCAGTACCGGTGACGTCATCTGGGGGTACCCGGCCACCATCCTGAGTTCCTGCGTCATGGACATCTCAAACTTCCCTTACGATGTCCAAAGATGCCCCATGAAGTTCGGCTCCTGGACCTACAATGGCAATGACCTTAACCTGATCAACTTTACCAACAAGGGAGACACTGACAACTTCATCAGGAATGAAGAGTGGACGGTACAGTCGTTTGAAGTAGAAAGAAACGAGGTTGTCTACTCGTGCTGTCCGGGTGTGCCATTTCCTGACGTCACCTATACGGTGGTCATTCGGAGGCGAAGTCTCTACTACAATTACTACGTAATGGCGCCGAATGTGTTGCTGGCCGTCTTGGCTCTCTTGGGGTTTTTCCTGCCACCGGATTCCGGGGAGAAACTGTCTCTCAGCATCACCCTGCTGCTAGCCTTGATGGTGTTCATGCAACTAGTGACTGACACGCTACCGCCATTGTCAACCAGCATCCCTGCCATAA GCGTTTTCTTCGGGGCAATCATCGTCTTGGTGGGCCTTTCGTCAGCTTTGACCATCTTCATCTTGACCTTGCACTTCCGGGGTCCTTATGTCCGACCGGTACCAAAATGGCTCCGAACCATCTTCTTTCTCGGCCCACCAAAAGCGAGAACGACCGTCATCAATAACAACAAACACCTGCACCAATCAGGAGAGCCGGAAGTGACGCAATCTCCCAGGCGTGAGGTCAACGAGCCTTCCGCTTTAGGTAGAATTGAGAAAGTCATGAATCATTTCAGGGATGAGGAAGAAATTATAACTTACAAACGGCGTTTGGAAAAGGACTGGAAGGTTTTAGCCATGAGGATAGATCGGTGTCTGTTTATTGTTTTTACGTTGGTGTTTATCATCGCAACTGGGGCAATACTTGGGACAGCATAG
- the LOC136426008 gene encoding neuronal acetylcholine receptor subunit alpha-10-like isoform X2, with protein MTTNLWLRQRWRDEFLTWNSSEHGNIQTVIIKSDLIWRPDIVLYNRIHEEGWSDTPDTNVRVSSTGDVIWGYPATILSSCVMDISNFPYDVQRCPMKFGSWTYNGNDLNLINFTNKGDTDNFIRNEEWTVQSFEVERNEVVYSCCPGVPFPDVTYTVVIRRRSLYYNYYVMAPNVLLAVLALLGFFLPPDSGEKLSLSITLLLALMVFMQLVTDTLPPLSTSIPAISVFFGAIIVLVGLSSALTIFILTLHFRGPYVRPVPKWLRTIFFLGPPKARTTVINNNKHLHQSGEPEVTQSPRREVNEPSALGRIEKVMNHFRDEEEIITYKRRLEKDWKVLAMRIDRCLFIVFTLVFIIATGAILGTA; from the exons ATGACCACTAACCTGTGGCTTCGACAA CGCTGGAGGGATGAATTTCTGACATGGAATTCCTCGGAACATGGAAATATCCAAACTGTCATCATTAAGAGCGACCTCATATGGCGTCCTGATATTGTTCTGTACaacag GATTCACGAAGAGGGCTGGTCAGATACTCCCGACACCAATGTCCGTGTCAGCAGTACCGGTGACGTCATCTGGGGGTACCCGGCCACCATCCTGAGTTCCTGCGTCATGGACATCTCAAACTTCCCTTACGATGTCCAAAGATGCCCCATGAAGTTCGGCTCCTGGACCTACAATGGCAATGACCTTAACCTGATCAACTTTACCAACAAGGGAGACACTGACAACTTCATCAGGAATGAAGAGTGGACGGTACAGTCGTTTGAAGTAGAAAGAAACGAGGTTGTCTACTCGTGCTGTCCGGGTGTGCCATTTCCTGACGTCACCTATACGGTGGTCATTCGGAGGCGAAGTCTCTACTACAATTACTACGTAATGGCGCCGAATGTGTTGCTGGCCGTCTTGGCTCTCTTGGGGTTTTTCCTGCCACCGGATTCCGGGGAGAAACTGTCTCTCAGCATCACCCTGCTGCTAGCCTTGATGGTGTTCATGCAACTAGTGACTGACACGCTACCGCCATTGTCAACCAGCATCCCTGCCATAA GCGTTTTCTTCGGGGCAATCATCGTCTTGGTGGGCCTTTCGTCAGCTTTGACCATCTTCATCTTGACCTTGCACTTCCGGGGTCCTTATGTCCGACCGGTACCAAAATGGCTCCGAACCATCTTCTTTCTCGGCCCACCAAAAGCGAGAACGACCGTCATCAATAACAACAAACACCTGCACCAATCAGGAGAGCCGGAAGTGACGCAATCTCCCAGGCGTGAGGTCAACGAGCCTTCCGCTTTAGGTAGAATTGAGAAAGTCATGAATCATTTCAGGGATGAGGAAGAAATTATAACTTACAAACGGCGTTTGGAAAAGGACTGGAAGGTTTTAGCCATGAGGATAGATCGGTGTCTGTTTATTGTTTTTACGTTGGTGTTTATCATCGCAACTGGGGCAATACTTGGGACAGCATAG